A genome region from Eurosta solidaginis isolate ZX-2024a chromosome 2, ASM4086904v1, whole genome shotgun sequence includes the following:
- the slam gene encoding uncharacterized protein slam — MNDKITRHDHAYEELTCQRELDRILSNNEIKMLRNNSMPKYDHSANSTQQPLLFNTSSVNAESLQECLSISNELHRQEQMQRRFSHPMPLEATMTHEEIYDCSFEDDRFLTALEYQNSLGSRQVTDLDASQCFGDAMKYFDEDVNVSSGVSRCDTPTKLPATGTVAAAVANFQTQLSKSMGSPPPPYKEHASPKTPKESTEKEKHSTIQELRKKYEQAALEQQHEEQKKRANEERLNELRRSAPAALPVPKQKRQKSKVKQMAHMFNSKIVQLMRRDSNSKKSYTQLDNSPTSNTNPTMHSVVLKSANKPRSRLPIYRGGLPSPVPSPRFKRRHQKHNGTAAASQSSSDSEGACLIAEDVFRKLSVKDKALLYNKFIEDMTQQHPQFHVHARFVEAHVQQELERSQREKKSPKVKEMARELEARFNLNTPKISPWAMKRLAKLQKTPEYEAATKLVSPMSPSAIEAAVLSMQENESEANHDNDASDTEIEAEELHVSTLTVVLKTSAEELLPKQRAVPRILPRKERELRFIHDMRLIERSQKRNNESMRSSISFEACGPPKKIRRTRAERLQPKAIFQNAYMERMFYNWIMEKNGVTFDITTVDNSEDSLCAAVDDANTSKSSLKSKSRVHMLLEKAIAKLESVEARVMRRDSAVRKSDKIMKIINETREQQHEPEKSVIEVQLPHANEATSSSDEVTRAAQNRAQRKVKRQAPPPPTATAPTTAPAVAAKVKRPAPEIPTQQERFSTSSSNKSEAESESGLSSLPKNTSDESQPEQAVPNAAAPAGVSFDFEFAAPNKPARKKKLRRTLTWKKDSCIVECQALTSTTDSESDHKSPAQKAVDEEQQNKTREEVANFLDTFNTPQKIKASYTLTALSTPTVESDRCTLTESDQELLRQHNIGNNKLSSPTMVQDYVEATRINAENTEFNKTFDANKKNYIDMPATEDTMQHLIDSFIDLGFETGSNDSPTPHTAPIPAPRRNKSATPLFIKLTPDLEKTLQQNRTSFSSTPVRGFQSHSQVFTSTVARQLQQQQQQQQPPQVCISPIGTLNSARRRSLQADDSRRNSLAMQVITEDRPLEQVERGQTPCSPTDTSFFGNSFNTSLNIEQLERPSKFWVRIDDFTISLDVFYNSPDRLRLLYDIFCQKSCETRDLHFGIDDHKYTVHNPKDKADISTRLPKVTGCSHYWFSTGDLAVPFNGKYLAPEKIERLFNFINDSMTDRTQLRFGIDEFEFSSVPENWASSPKFSMESSYSILVGLQGTSNGLEGRSRYAWPNSIYNSANSNTNSIKTSDLDFSEFGSEFDNSEIRLLTESPCGSNFFDMASSLDSEDMALPRQSTATRRENFFKANFEVESLDKLFEEDQKNAKNMPNDTKITQSIPEMLSKLQEQKLKLAELEKRLRTYSNHSGMAGAILPHSKESPIYMQKLRSIINAIDNIGRGGDGFKACSMKQLESFVYFLTRYADICLANCSDHMSKVLDVLLEHQQQQRDELIQSNGELGKA, encoded by the exons ATGAACGATAAAATCACAAGACACGATCACGCTTATGAAGAGCTTACTTGTCAAAGAGAATTAGATAGAATACTGAGTAATAACGAAATCAAAATGTTACGTAATAATTCAATGCCAAAATATGATCACAGCGCCAATTCTACACAGCAGCCACTTTTGTTTAATACATCATCTGTGAATGCGGAGAGCCTGCAGGAATGTCTATCTATATCGAATGAACTCCACCGCCAAGAACAAATGCAAAGGCGATTCAGTCATCCGATGCCACTGGAGGCCACTATGACCCATGAGGAGATCTATGACTGTTCTTTTGAGGACGATCGTTTTTTAACAGCGCTTGAATATCAGAATTCTCTGGGTTCACGGCAAGTTACCGATCTGGATGCTTCACAATGTTTTGGAGATGCTATGAAATACTTCGATGAGGACGTTAATGTAAGCTCAGGTGTTTCGAGATGTGATACACCTACCAAATTGCCAGCAACAGGCACTGTGGCAGCAGCAGTGGCTAATTTTCAGACACAGCTATCTAAATCGATGGGTTCTCCACCGCCACCATATAAGGAGCACGCCTCTCCTAAAACACCTAAAGAGTCAACAGAAAAAGAGAAACACTCAACCATACAAGAATTGCGTAAGAAATATGAGCAAGCCGCTTTGGAACAACAGCACGAAGAACAGAAAAAAAGAGCGAATGAAGAGCGATTAAACGAGTTACGCCGTTCTGCGCCTGCAGCTTTACCAGTGCCGAAACAAAAGCGCCAAAAATCGAAAGTAAAACAAATGGCGCATATGTTCAATTCAAAAATTGTTCAGCTAATGCGTCGGGACTCCAACTCGAAGAAAAGCTACACACAACTAGACAACTCGCCAACTTCCAATACAAATCCCACAATGCATTCAGTTGTGCTGAAATCAGCAAATAAGCCACGTAGCCGTTTGCCGATCTATCGTGGCGGATTGCCCAGTCCAGTGCCTAGTCCACGCTTTAAACGTAGACACCAAAAGCATAACGGCACTGCAGCTGCCTCGCAATCTTCAAGCGACAGCGAGGGCGCATGCTTAATCGCTGAAGATGTTTTCCGCAAACTCTCGGTGAAGGATAAAGCACTGTTGTACAACAAATTTATAGAGGATATGACTCAGCAGCATCCGCAGTTCCATGTGCATGCGCGCTTTGTTGAGGCGCATGTACAGCAAGAGTTGGAGCGCAGTCAAAGGGAGAAAAAATCGCCAAAAGTCAAAGAAATGGCGCGTGAGCTAGAGGCACGCTTTAATTTAAATACACCAAAAATCTCACCGTGGGCCATGAAACGTCTAGCAAAATTGCAGAAAACGCCTGAGTATGAAGCCGCCACAAAACTTGTGTCACCAATGTCACCTTCAGCTATCGAAGCGGCAGTGCTGTCCATGCAGGAGAATGAGAGCGAAGCAAATCACGATAATGATGCATCTGACACTGAAATTGAGGCAGAAGAGTTACACGTAAGCACGCTAACGGTTGTGCTCAAGACATCTGCGGAAGAGCTTTTGCCAAAACAACGCGCTGTACCACGCATATTACCACGCAAAGAGAGAGAACTGCGGTTCATCCATGATATGCGCTTAATTGAGCGCTCACAGAAACGTAACAATGAGTCGATGCGCTCTTCAATCTCGTTCGAAGCTTGTGGACCACCCAAGAAAATACGTCGCACCAGAGCTGAGCGTCTGCAACCGAAAGCAATCTTTCAAAATGCCTATATGGAACGTATGTTCTATAATTGGATTATGGAAAAGAATGGTGTCACCTTCGATATCACCACAGTTGATAATAGTGAAGATTCTCTTTGTGCGGCAGTGGACGATGCAAATACTTCGAAAAGCTCTTTGAAGTCGAAGTCACGAGTGCACATGTTGTTGGAAAAAGCGATTGCAAAGTTGGAGAGCGTTGAGGCGCGTGTAATGCGAAGAGATAGCGCTGTAAGGAAATCagacaaaataatgaaaataattaatgAGACGCGAGAGCAGCAACATGAACCTGAAAAGAGCGTAATTGAGGTGCAATTGCCACATGCCAACGAAGCCACATCATCAAGCGATGAAGTGACACGCGCAGCACAAAATCGCGCACAGAGAAAAGTTAAGCGACAAGCGCCACCACCACCAACTGCAACTGCACCAACCACAGCACCAGCAGTAGCAGCAAAAGTAAAAAGACCAGCACCCGAAATACCAACGCAACAAGAACGTTTCTCCACTTCGTCTAGCAATAAGTCGGAAGCAGAAAGTGAATCTGGACTCTCAAGCTTACCAAAG AATACAAGCGACGAGTCACAACCCGAACAAGCCGTACCAAACGCTGCAGCACCTGCCGGTGTATCATTCGACTTTGAATTTGCTGCCCCCAATAAACCTGCGCGTAAAAAGAAACTACGTCGCACACTGACATGGAAGAAAGATAGTTGCATTGTTGAATGTCAGGCATTGACCTCAACAACGGACTCTGAGTCCGATCACAAATCAC CAGCACAAAAAGCTGTCGATGAAGAGCAGCAAAATAAAACCAGAGAAGAAGTTGCAAACTTTTTGGACACTTTTAATACACCGCAAAAAATTAAAGCTTCCTACACGCTCACAGCTTTATCAACGCCAACAGTAGAGAGTGACCGTTGCACGCTAACAGAAAGTGATCAGGAGCTTTTGCGTCAACATAATATAGGCAATAACAAATTGAGTTCACCAACAATGGTGCAAGATTATGTGGAAGCGACTAGAATAAACGCTGAGAatacggagttcaataaaacttttgatgcaaacaaaaaaaactacaTTGACATGCCAGCAACAGAAGACACAATGCAGCATCTCATTGACAGCTTTATTGATCTTGGTTTTGAGACTGGTTCAAATGATAGCCCCACACCCCACACAGCACCGATACCTGCACCGCGCAGGAACAAAAGCGCAACACCGCTATTTATTAAATTAACACCAGATTTGGAgaaaactttacaacaaaatCGCACAAGCTTTTCATCAACACCAGTTAGAGGTTTCCAAAGTCATTCACAAGTATTCACTAGCACTGTAGCACGTCAactgcagcagcagcagcagcaacaacaaccaccacaAGTTTGCATCAGCCCTATTGGCACGCTGAATAGTGCACGCCGCCGCTCGCTACAAGCTGATGATTCACGCCGCAACTCCTTGGCCATGCAGGTGATAACTGAAGATCGTCCTCTAGAGCAGGTTGAACGCGGACAAACACCTTGCTCACCCACTGATACTAGCTTCTTTGGCAATTCTTTTAATACCAGCTTGAACATTGAGCAGTTGGAGCGTCCATCCAAATTTTGGGTGCGCATTGATGATTTCACTATTTCACTGGATGTATTCTACAATTCACCCGATCGTCTACGTTTGTTATACGACATATTTTGCCAGAAGAGTTGCGAGACACGCGATTTACATTTCGGCATCGATGATCACAAATATACCGTACATAATCCCAAAGATAAAGCGGATATATCAACTCGTTTACCAAAAGTCACTGGTTGCTCACACTATTGGTTCTCAACAGGTGATCTTGCTGTGCCATTTAATGGAAAATATTTGGCGCCGGAAAAGATAGAGCGTTTATTCAATTTCATCAATGATTCAATGACAGATCGCACACAGCTACGCTTCGGCATTGATGAGTTTGAATTCTCTAGCGTGCCGGAAAATTGGGCGAGCAGTCCTAAATTTTCAATGGAGAGCAGTTATAGTATATTGGTTGGTCTACAAGGTACCAGCAATGGTTTGGAAGGACGTAGCCGTTATGCCTGGCCAAATTCAATCTACAACTCCGCCAACTCAAACACGAACTCTATAAAAACAAGCGATCTAGATTTTTCAGAATTTGGCTCCGAGTTTGACAACAGTGAAATACGTCTGCTAACGGAATCACCTTGCGGTAGCAACTTCTTTGATATGGCTTCGTCGTTAGATAGTGAAGATATGGCGCTGCCACGCCAAAGCACTGCCACAAGAcgtgaaaatttctttaaagctAATTTTGAAGTTGAATCGTTGGATAAACTTTTCGAAGAAGAtcaaaaaaatgctaaaaatatGCCAAATGATACAAAAATAACACAATCCATACCAGAAATGCTCAGCAAGCTACAAGAGCAAAAGCTCAAATTAGCCGAACTGGAGAAACGTTTAAGAACATATTCGAATCATTCGGGTATGGCTGGCGCTATTCTGCCACATTCGAAAGAATCACCAATTTATATGCAAAAACTGCGTAGCATCATCAATGCAATCGACAATATTGGACGTGGTGGCGATGGTTTCAAGGCGTGTAGCATGAAACAGTTGGAAAGTTTTGTGTATTTCCTGACGCGCTATGCCGATATTTGTTTGGCCAATTGCAGTGATCATATGAGCAAAGTTTTGGATGTGCTGTTggaacatcaacaacaacaacgtgatgAACTAATCCAATCGAATGGTGAATTAGGCAAGGCTTGA